In the Kribbella sp. NBC_00482 genome, one interval contains:
- a CDS encoding cupin domain-containing protein: protein MTDSPVKLTAENGPDHPPATPELEDLYRGFEKELLVPLWTRIGDLMPQQPVSKAQPHRWEWKHLLELAARSGDLVPVGRGGERRAIALANPSLGGRPYATPTLWAAIQYLMPGEDAPEHRHTQNAFRFVVEGSGVWTVVEGDPVPMRRGDFLPQAGMNWHAHHNSAEQPMAWIDGLDIPFQYDVESQFFDFGREHLSEDEHGTPERSRSERLWGHPGLVPVSQFKESAGSPLLCYRWVDTDTALSDQLALEREGYPGTVERGHAVVRYTNPTTAGDVLPTIRVQFHRIAAGVETAPRRETGSSVYQVFDGSGRVTVGDFSWAVQRGDLFVVPSWMPLSVVSEASGSDSDSGALDLFQFSDAPIFSKLNLFREEVVR, encoded by the coding sequence ATGACCGATTCACCTGTGAAACTGACCGCGGAGAACGGGCCCGACCATCCGCCGGCCACACCTGAACTCGAGGATCTGTACCGCGGCTTCGAGAAGGAGTTGCTGGTCCCGCTGTGGACCCGGATCGGTGACCTGATGCCGCAGCAGCCGGTGTCGAAGGCGCAGCCGCATCGGTGGGAGTGGAAGCACCTGCTCGAGTTGGCGGCTCGTTCCGGCGATCTGGTACCGGTGGGTCGGGGCGGGGAGCGGCGGGCGATCGCGCTGGCGAACCCGAGCCTCGGTGGACGTCCGTACGCGACACCGACGTTGTGGGCGGCGATCCAGTACCTGATGCCCGGTGAGGATGCGCCCGAGCATCGGCACACGCAGAACGCCTTCCGGTTCGTGGTCGAGGGTTCGGGAGTGTGGACGGTCGTCGAGGGTGATCCGGTGCCGATGCGTCGCGGCGACTTCCTGCCGCAGGCGGGGATGAACTGGCATGCGCACCACAACTCGGCCGAGCAGCCGATGGCGTGGATCGACGGCCTGGACATTCCGTTCCAGTACGACGTCGAGTCGCAGTTCTTCGACTTCGGCCGCGAGCACCTGTCGGAGGACGAGCACGGGACGCCGGAACGTTCCCGGTCGGAGCGGCTGTGGGGTCATCCGGGGCTGGTCCCGGTCTCGCAGTTCAAGGAGTCCGCAGGCAGTCCGTTGCTGTGCTACCGGTGGGTTGACACTGATACGGCGTTGAGCGATCAGTTGGCCTTGGAGCGGGAGGGCTATCCGGGCACGGTCGAACGAGGGCACGCGGTCGTGCGGTACACGAACCCGACGACGGCCGGGGATGTGTTGCCGACGATCCGGGTGCAGTTCCACCGGATCGCGGCGGGTGTCGAGACCGCGCCGCGGCGCGAGACAGGCTCGTCGGTGTACCAGGTGTTCGACGGCTCGGGGCGGGTGACGGTCGGCGACTTCTCCTGGGCGGTGCAGCGCGGCGACCTGTTCGTCGTACCGTCCTGGATGCCGTTGTCGGTGGTGTCCGAGGCGTCCGGGTCGGATTCGGACTCGGGTGCGCTCGATCTGTTCCAGTTCAGCGACGCGCCGATCTTCAGCAAGCTCAATCTGTTCCGCGAGGAGGTCGTCCGGTGA
- a CDS encoding IclR family transcriptional regulator, with translation MKNPPAYGVTSVDHALRLAVILQVEGPLTVSTAAERLGVAKSTAHRLLTTLVYRDFAVQDDARSYHAGPVLELAATAHSRTGAIRAAALGPMQALVDTVDETVNLSVRTGRTIRFVASVESRQTLRVSSREGMVLPAHQSTGGLVMLAALTDEQITTLYDAAPPGERIDQSKLRTELRAVRRSGIAINLERTERGLIAMGHGITDATGTTVAAVSVSMPSVRYSTARIRRITPALTTAASSISTALS, from the coding sequence ATGAAGAACCCGCCGGCGTACGGCGTGACGAGTGTCGACCACGCCCTGCGACTGGCCGTCATCCTCCAGGTCGAGGGACCACTCACTGTCTCGACCGCGGCCGAGCGCCTCGGCGTCGCCAAGTCCACGGCGCACCGACTACTGACCACGCTCGTCTACCGTGACTTCGCCGTACAGGACGACGCCCGTAGCTACCACGCCGGCCCGGTCCTCGAACTCGCCGCCACCGCACACTCCAGGACCGGTGCGATCCGCGCCGCCGCGCTCGGCCCCATGCAGGCACTGGTCGACACGGTGGACGAAACCGTGAACCTCAGCGTCCGCACCGGCCGCACGATCCGCTTCGTCGCCTCGGTCGAATCCCGCCAGACCCTGCGCGTCAGCAGCCGCGAAGGCATGGTCCTCCCCGCCCACCAGTCCACCGGCGGCCTCGTCATGCTCGCCGCACTCACCGACGAGCAGATCACCACGCTGTACGACGCCGCGCCGCCCGGCGAACGCATCGACCAGAGCAAACTCCGCACCGAACTCCGAGCAGTACGACGCAGCGGCATCGCGATCAACCTCGAACGGACCGAACGCGGCCTGATCGCGATGGGCCACGGCATCACCGACGCCACCGGGACCACAGTCGCCGCCGTCTCCGTATCGATGCCCAGCGTCCGCTACTCGACCGCCCGCATCCGCCGCATCACCCCGGCCCTCACCACCGCGGCAAGCTCCATCTCCACCGCACTCTCCTAG
- a CDS encoding (2,3-dihydroxybenzoyl)adenylate synthase: MVSPIADGVVPWPAEDVERYVAAGYWEGRSLPSHIWEQAGRTPDKVALVDGDLRLTYAELTARADSAATALTDLGLRSDDRIVVQLQNGWEFVVLTLACFRAGIVPVMALPGHRHHELSYLAAHAEAAAIAVPDVLRGFDHQALGHRLKDEVESLDHVLVVGADLTEGSVDLRALCSGTDAWQGAEPDSRSVAVFLLSGGTTGLPKLIARTHDDYTYNAKCSGAVSGMDASTVYLVALPAGHNFPLACPGLLGALLVGGTVVMLPSPEPIRTFATIAAEGVTHTAVVPAVAQRWLDEYSDSNDLSSLRVLQVGGARLADEVARKIKPVLGCTLQQVFGMAEGLLNYTRLDDPEDVICTTQGRPMCPDDELRVVDPFEHPVPPGEPGSLLTRGPYTPRGYYKAEQQNARAFTPDGWYRSGDICRIVAGGNLVVEGRDKDMINRGGEKISAEEVENLTYTLPGVQQVAAVAMPDPRLGERVCVYVVPRGNTDITLDDVRHAMADLGVAPYKFPERLVLIPELPTTKVGKIDKVALRADIATRLETGV; this comes from the coding sequence ATGGTCAGTCCGATCGCCGATGGTGTGGTGCCCTGGCCGGCCGAGGATGTGGAACGCTACGTCGCGGCCGGCTACTGGGAGGGGCGAAGTCTGCCGTCGCACATCTGGGAGCAGGCCGGGCGCACTCCGGACAAAGTCGCGCTGGTCGACGGCGACCTCAGGCTCACGTACGCCGAGCTCACCGCCCGCGCGGACTCCGCCGCGACGGCGTTGACCGACCTGGGTCTGCGGTCCGACGACCGGATCGTCGTACAGCTGCAAAACGGGTGGGAGTTCGTCGTACTCACCCTCGCCTGCTTTCGCGCCGGCATCGTCCCCGTGATGGCACTGCCGGGGCACCGCCACCACGAGTTGTCCTACCTGGCGGCGCACGCCGAGGCCGCGGCCATCGCCGTACCCGATGTCCTCCGCGGCTTCGACCATCAGGCGCTCGGGCATCGTCTGAAGGACGAAGTCGAGTCGCTCGATCACGTCCTGGTCGTCGGCGCCGATCTGACCGAGGGCAGCGTAGATCTGCGCGCCCTCTGCTCAGGCACCGACGCGTGGCAGGGTGCCGAGCCGGACAGCCGCAGCGTCGCGGTCTTCCTGCTGTCCGGCGGTACGACGGGACTCCCGAAGCTGATCGCCCGCACCCACGACGACTACACCTACAACGCCAAGTGCAGCGGCGCGGTGTCCGGGATGGACGCCTCCACGGTCTACCTGGTCGCACTGCCGGCCGGACACAACTTTCCGCTCGCCTGCCCCGGTCTTCTGGGCGCATTGCTCGTCGGCGGGACGGTCGTGATGCTGCCGAGCCCGGAGCCGATCCGCACGTTCGCGACGATCGCCGCGGAAGGTGTCACGCACACCGCGGTGGTGCCGGCGGTGGCGCAGCGCTGGCTGGACGAGTACTCCGACTCGAACGACCTGTCGTCGCTGCGCGTCCTGCAGGTGGGCGGTGCGCGGCTGGCCGACGAGGTGGCGCGCAAGATCAAGCCGGTGCTGGGATGCACGCTGCAGCAGGTGTTCGGGATGGCCGAGGGCCTGCTCAACTACACCCGCCTGGACGACCCGGAAGACGTCATCTGTACGACGCAAGGTCGCCCGATGTGCCCCGACGACGAGCTCCGGGTGGTCGATCCGTTCGAGCATCCGGTCCCGCCGGGCGAGCCGGGTTCGCTGCTGACCCGGGGCCCGTACACGCCCCGCGGCTACTACAAGGCCGAGCAGCAGAACGCCCGCGCCTTCACGCCGGACGGCTGGTACCGCAGCGGCGACATCTGCCGCATCGTTGCTGGCGGCAACCTGGTGGTCGAGGGCCGGGACAAGGACATGATCAACCGCGGCGGCGAGAAGATCTCCGCCGAAGAGGTCGAGAACCTGACCTACACCCTCCCCGGTGTCCAGCAGGTCGCCGCGGTCGCGATGCCCGATCCGCGCCTCGGTGAACGCGTCTGCGTGTACGTCGTCCCGCGCGGCAACACCGACATCACCCTCGACGACGTCCGGCACGCGATGGCTGACCTGGGCGTCGCGCCGTACAAGTTTCCCGAACGCCTGGTGCTGATCCCCGAACTCCCCACCACGAAGGTCGGCAAGATCGACAAGGTCGCCCTCCGCGCCGATATCGCCACCCGCCTGGAGACCGGAGTCTAG
- a CDS encoding acetate--CoA ligase family protein, protein MKGLDGLFAPRGVAVIGASRNPAKLGAVMARSLSTYDAPLALVNPRDSELHGSVAEAVDSLGAPIDLAVVCVPAAAAADAVAEAAKAGASAALVCAGGFAEAGHPEYQRALTDVVDRHGIRLLGPNTSGFLVPGRGLTASFVPSVGSVPAGGVAVVAASGGVNHALSFLLAEAGYGVSLAVGLGNAADIDAADVLDHLLTDPATKAVALHIESVADGSRLAAAVARLSARKPVVALVVGRNDVGAFAKSHTGALATSWRTTRGVLRQSGAVLVDDERQLVDAVGALSTTRLAPAASPGVGVVTAQAGPGLLLLDGLRGAGIQVPVLADETQRRLGELLPPMTYQANPVDTGRPGAGFGEVVRTVGADPGVDLVAVYALTEPDSVDLVSELSPQAASTPTVVAVGGSTADVTAVRSGLHERGYPVATSPAALTHAVRALVEDACLNNRRSADEPLPSIAVPLGPWDEHQAKTVLDTLGVRTPSRVACSTPEEAHAALDTLGGPVALKILDAAILHKTEVGGVHLGIRTHAELQDALDALDVERVLVEQMAAPGVDLIVGARRDPVFGPVVLVGLGGTTAEALADVAVRAAPLSVAEASSMPDELLGCALLDGWRGGPVLDRSELARVVQALGQVLLDAQQVDEIEINPLRLTRDGLVALDAVITGKEQ, encoded by the coding sequence GTGAAGGGTTTGGACGGGTTGTTTGCCCCTCGCGGGGTCGCAGTGATCGGCGCCTCGCGCAACCCGGCCAAGCTCGGCGCGGTAATGGCACGCTCCCTCTCCACCTATGACGCACCACTCGCGCTGGTCAACCCGCGCGACTCAGAACTGCACGGCTCTGTCGCCGAGGCCGTGGACTCGCTCGGCGCACCGATCGACCTCGCTGTGGTCTGCGTTCCGGCAGCCGCAGCAGCTGATGCGGTGGCTGAGGCCGCGAAGGCCGGCGCCTCGGCGGCTCTCGTGTGTGCGGGAGGTTTCGCCGAGGCCGGCCATCCGGAGTACCAGCGTGCGTTGACAGACGTGGTCGATCGCCACGGCATTCGGCTGCTGGGACCGAACACCTCCGGATTCCTGGTGCCGGGCCGCGGGCTGACGGCCAGCTTCGTGCCGAGCGTCGGGTCGGTGCCTGCAGGTGGGGTCGCCGTCGTTGCGGCCAGCGGTGGCGTGAACCATGCGCTGTCCTTCCTCCTGGCAGAGGCCGGGTACGGCGTGAGCCTCGCGGTCGGACTGGGCAACGCCGCCGACATCGACGCGGCCGACGTACTGGACCATCTGCTGACGGATCCGGCGACCAAGGCCGTTGCTCTGCACATCGAATCGGTGGCCGACGGGTCGCGCCTCGCCGCTGCCGTCGCGCGGCTCTCGGCACGGAAGCCAGTGGTGGCGTTGGTTGTCGGACGCAACGATGTCGGTGCGTTCGCGAAATCGCACACGGGCGCACTGGCGACGTCGTGGCGGACCACTCGAGGCGTACTGCGGCAGTCGGGCGCTGTCCTTGTCGACGATGAACGTCAGCTGGTCGATGCTGTCGGCGCCTTGTCGACAACTCGATTGGCGCCCGCCGCTTCGCCCGGGGTGGGCGTCGTGACGGCGCAGGCCGGTCCGGGGTTGTTGTTGCTGGACGGGCTGCGGGGCGCCGGGATCCAGGTGCCCGTGCTTGCGGACGAGACGCAGCGGCGGCTCGGTGAGCTGTTGCCCCCGATGACTTACCAGGCGAACCCGGTGGACACCGGTCGGCCAGGCGCTGGGTTTGGTGAGGTGGTTCGGACGGTTGGTGCCGACCCCGGGGTCGACCTGGTCGCGGTCTATGCGCTGACCGAGCCGGACAGCGTCGACCTCGTGTCCGAACTCTCCCCGCAGGCCGCTTCGACGCCTACTGTGGTCGCCGTGGGTGGATCCACGGCGGACGTCACCGCAGTCCGGTCGGGCCTGCACGAGCGCGGCTACCCGGTAGCCACCAGCCCGGCCGCCCTCACCCATGCAGTCCGCGCGCTGGTGGAGGACGCCTGCCTCAACAACCGGCGCTCCGCGGACGAGCCGCTCCCATCGATCGCCGTACCCTTAGGCCCGTGGGACGAACACCAAGCCAAGACCGTCCTGGACACTCTCGGCGTTCGCACGCCATCCCGCGTTGCCTGCAGCACTCCCGAGGAAGCCCACGCTGCCCTGGACACGCTGGGCGGTCCGGTCGCACTCAAGATTCTCGACGCCGCGATTCTCCACAAGACCGAGGTCGGCGGAGTACACCTGGGAATCCGCACCCACGCAGAACTGCAGGACGCACTGGATGCCTTAGACGTGGAGCGAGTGCTGGTGGAGCAGATGGCTGCACCCGGCGTTGATCTGATTGTCGGCGCGCGGCGGGATCCGGTGTTCGGGCCGGTGGTGCTGGTCGGGCTGGGTGGTACGACGGCCGAGGCCCTTGCGGATGTCGCCGTACGCGCTGCGCCCCTGTCCGTGGCCGAGGCGTCCTCGATGCCGGACGAACTGCTCGGGTGTGCCCTGCTGGACGGCTGGCGCGGTGGGCCTGTGCTGGACCGGAGCGAGCTGGCTCGCGTTGTGCAGGCGTTGGGACAGGTCCTGCTGGACGCACAGCAGGTGGACGAGATCGAGATCAATCCTTTGCGGCTGACGCGTGACGGGCTGGTCGCGCTGGACGCTGTGATCACGGGCAAGGAGCAGTGA
- a CDS encoding FAD-dependent monooxygenase — MRIAIVGGGPGGLFLATLVKASDPAAEVTVFERNRADDTFGFGVVFSDATLAGIHAADPVVRDALTEYGVHWDAIEVRLKGERFRCGGMGMAAIARKTLLAVLQERARTVGVTLRFQTEVELEDLTDFDLVVAADGANSRIRERLAAVLEPMVETAAAKFIWFGTTYHFDGLTFVHERSADGVFAVHGYPIGPDVSTFIVETDRESWLRAGLDEFDVSQPPGTSDLKTKQYLEKLFAEQIEGHPLLVNNSRWASFRTRRTGRWSHGNVVLLGDAVHTAHFSVGSGTKMAMEDAVALAAALAAHDDVPAALAAYEESARPSVEKIQGSARPSLSWWEHFGRYHDTLEPWQFAFHFLTRSISGGKLARRDPAFVAATRTSWHAQNGPAPLDTPFRSGGFSAPGRLVEVDFPHSPTSADPVSPPSGMGAVAADGVVGEWGRSALTLFSEPPDRVRDWGLWLEAPASEQDLPSALGSLHSGVLAGPAVVAVYGGSRLTRTLLAEEARLVAGVPAMVVDDELTPDDAETLLLSGRADLVGRTSGSPDRHPLAGVSRSVGGSV, encoded by the coding sequence ATGCGGATCGCGATTGTCGGCGGCGGCCCCGGTGGGCTGTTCCTTGCCACCCTGGTGAAGGCGAGTGACCCGGCCGCCGAGGTGACCGTGTTCGAACGCAACCGTGCGGACGACACGTTCGGCTTCGGAGTGGTGTTCTCCGACGCCACCTTGGCCGGCATCCACGCGGCCGACCCCGTGGTCCGCGACGCGTTGACGGAGTACGGCGTGCACTGGGACGCGATCGAGGTCCGTCTCAAGGGGGAGCGGTTCCGCTGCGGCGGGATGGGGATGGCGGCGATCGCCCGCAAGACGTTGCTCGCCGTGCTGCAGGAACGCGCCCGAACCGTAGGCGTGACCCTGCGCTTCCAGACCGAGGTCGAGCTCGAGGACCTCACCGACTTCGACCTGGTCGTCGCGGCCGACGGCGCCAACTCACGGATCCGGGAGCGGCTGGCAGCGGTACTCGAGCCGATGGTCGAGACGGCCGCGGCGAAGTTCATCTGGTTCGGTACGACGTACCACTTCGACGGACTGACCTTCGTCCACGAGCGCAGTGCCGACGGGGTGTTCGCCGTCCACGGCTATCCGATCGGCCCGGACGTCAGCACGTTCATCGTGGAGACCGATCGGGAGTCGTGGCTGCGAGCCGGGCTGGACGAGTTCGACGTGTCGCAGCCGCCCGGGACGAGCGATCTGAAGACCAAGCAGTACCTGGAGAAGCTCTTCGCCGAGCAGATCGAGGGGCATCCACTGCTGGTCAACAACTCACGCTGGGCGAGCTTCCGGACCCGGCGGACGGGGCGCTGGTCGCACGGCAACGTCGTACTCCTCGGCGACGCCGTGCACACCGCGCACTTCTCGGTCGGGTCCGGAACCAAGATGGCGATGGAGGACGCGGTCGCGCTGGCCGCGGCGCTCGCTGCGCACGACGATGTCCCGGCGGCGCTCGCGGCGTACGAGGAATCGGCGCGGCCGTCGGTCGAGAAGATCCAAGGTTCGGCACGGCCCTCGTTGTCATGGTGGGAGCACTTCGGGCGGTACCACGACACGTTGGAGCCGTGGCAGTTCGCCTTCCACTTCCTCACCCGCAGCATCAGCGGCGGCAAGCTCGCCCGCCGCGACCCAGCCTTCGTCGCGGCCACCCGTACGTCGTGGCACGCACAGAACGGACCGGCTCCGCTGGACACACCGTTCCGCTCCGGCGGCTTCTCGGCGCCTGGCCGGCTGGTCGAGGTGGACTTCCCGCACTCACCAACCTCCGCGGATCCAGTCTCTCCACCTTCAGGCATGGGCGCCGTGGCGGCTGACGGTGTGGTTGGTGAGTGGGGACGGTCCGCCTTGACGCTGTTCTCTGAGCCGCCGGACCGTGTCCGGGACTGGGGATTGTGGCTGGAGGCACCCGCGAGTGAGCAGGATTTGCCTTCGGCGCTGGGGTCGCTGCACTCCGGCGTACTGGCTGGGCCGGCGGTGGTGGCGGTGTACGGCGGATCGCGGTTGACGCGGACGTTGCTGGCGGAGGAGGCGCGGCTGGTGGCCGGCGTCCCCGCGATGGTGGTTGATGACGAGCTGACCCCGGACGACGCGGAGACCCTCCTCCTGTCCGGCCGCGCCGATCTGGTGGGCCGGACCAGCGGCAGTCCGGACAGGCACCCGCTCGCCGGGGTCAGCCGTAGTGTGGGAGGGAGCGTGTGA
- a CDS encoding MFS transporter — translation MTSSPATTTRSRTGLWVVAICFVTIVFDGYDLIVYGAVVPSLLKNPDWHLTPGQAGAIGSYALTGMVIGTLCVGALTDILGRRRIMFASITWFSLAMGATALAPNAEVFGILRFVTGLGLGGVVPTAIALTVEYAPPHRRNFNNALMFSGFSLGGVLAAVLAINLVPVHGFRIMFAIGLAPLVLVLPLAWRFLPESVSFLQARGRHDEAAALAAKYGVQPEPAEQKRTPLAVLFGRKHLAATILFGLASFFGLLLVYGLNTWLPQIMRQSGYPLGSSLRFLLVMNLGAVVGALVASALADRLGSKVVTTVAFALAAASIYALSTDPAAFALYLLIAIAGVGTVGTQILINGYVATHYPAGSRATALGWSLGVGRLGAIVGPLFGGWVLDSGLSLDWNFYGFAVPAVLGALVIAAVPRGDRERRPEPVLATTPQTTQA, via the coding sequence ATGACCAGTTCCCCTGCCACCACCACCCGGTCGAGGACCGGCCTCTGGGTGGTCGCCATCTGCTTCGTCACGATCGTCTTCGACGGTTACGACCTGATCGTGTACGGCGCCGTCGTACCGTCGCTGCTGAAGAACCCGGACTGGCACCTGACGCCTGGTCAGGCCGGTGCGATCGGCAGCTACGCGCTGACCGGGATGGTGATCGGGACGCTCTGCGTGGGCGCCCTGACCGACATCCTCGGCCGGCGCCGGATCATGTTCGCCAGCATCACCTGGTTCTCGCTCGCGATGGGCGCGACCGCGCTGGCGCCGAACGCCGAGGTGTTCGGAATCCTCCGCTTCGTCACCGGCCTCGGCCTGGGCGGTGTGGTCCCGACCGCGATCGCCCTCACCGTCGAGTACGCCCCACCGCATCGGCGGAACTTCAACAACGCGCTGATGTTCTCCGGGTTCTCACTCGGCGGCGTGCTGGCCGCGGTACTGGCGATCAACCTCGTCCCCGTGCACGGTTTCCGCATCATGTTCGCGATCGGTCTGGCTCCGCTGGTCCTGGTGCTGCCGCTGGCGTGGCGGTTCCTGCCCGAGTCGGTCAGCTTCCTGCAGGCCCGCGGCCGGCATGACGAAGCGGCAGCTCTCGCGGCCAAGTACGGCGTACAGCCCGAGCCCGCCGAGCAGAAGCGGACCCCGCTCGCGGTGCTGTTCGGGCGCAAGCACCTGGCCGCGACGATCCTCTTCGGACTCGCCAGCTTCTTCGGCTTGCTCCTGGTGTACGGGCTGAACACCTGGCTCCCGCAGATCATGCGCCAGTCCGGCTACCCGCTCGGCTCCTCGCTGCGGTTCCTCCTGGTGATGAACCTCGGCGCGGTCGTCGGCGCCCTCGTCGCGTCCGCCCTCGCCGACCGGCTCGGCTCCAAGGTGGTCACGACGGTGGCCTTCGCCCTCGCTGCCGCGTCCATCTACGCACTCAGCACGGACCCGGCCGCGTTCGCGCTCTACCTGCTGATCGCGATCGCCGGTGTCGGCACGGTCGGCACGCAGATCCTCATCAACGGGTACGTCGCGACGCACTACCCGGCCGGGAGCCGCGCAACCGCACTCGGCTGGTCCCTCGGCGTCGGACGCCTCGGCGCGATCGTCGGTCCGCTCTTCGGCGGATGGGTCCTGGACTCCGGCCTGAGCCTGGACTGGAACTTCTACGGGTTCGCGGTCCCGGCGGTGCTCGGCGCGCTGGTGATCGCCGCCGTACCCCGCGGCGACCGCGAGCGCCGGCCGGAACCGGTTCTCGCTACGACGCCCCAAACGACCCAGGCCTGA
- a CDS encoding PaaX family transcriptional regulator, which produces MKPRSIVFDLFGDYIRYHGGEVRLRTLTALLECFDVGESTVRVVMARLRREGWFDTRRDGRETVYALNDKSWRLLDEGRTRIFERSREPWDRQWSMVIYSVPESERALREELRKELAWLGFGPLTSSTWVSPHDRLTEIQERFADQPSIQLDLLQCKSSGLSRDREMAARCWELDSLDADYATLLRTYRPRMRSYRAGSLAPREALVERMKLVHDYRLFPFRDPDLPEELLPTGWHGREAHDLFLQAHEALKAPADGFFVEAAGTDRVA; this is translated from the coding sequence ATGAAGCCTCGGTCGATCGTCTTCGACCTGTTCGGCGACTACATCCGCTATCACGGCGGCGAGGTCCGGCTGCGCACGCTGACCGCGTTACTGGAGTGCTTCGACGTGGGCGAGAGCACCGTCCGGGTGGTGATGGCGCGCCTGCGGCGCGAAGGCTGGTTCGACACCCGGCGGGACGGTCGCGAAACGGTGTACGCGCTCAACGACAAGAGCTGGCGACTGCTCGACGAGGGGCGGACCCGGATCTTCGAACGATCCCGTGAACCCTGGGATCGGCAGTGGTCGATGGTGATCTACTCGGTCCCGGAGAGCGAACGAGCCCTCCGCGAGGAACTGCGCAAGGAGCTCGCCTGGCTCGGGTTCGGGCCGCTGACGTCGTCGACCTGGGTGAGTCCGCACGACCGGCTGACCGAGATCCAGGAGCGCTTCGCCGACCAGCCGTCGATCCAGCTCGATCTCCTGCAGTGCAAGTCGTCCGGGCTGTCCCGCGACCGCGAGATGGCGGCGCGCTGCTGGGAACTCGACTCCCTCGACGCCGACTACGCCACCCTGCTGCGCACCTACCGGCCGCGCATGCGGTCGTACCGCGCCGGCTCGTTGGCGCCACGCGAGGCGCTCGTCGAGCGGATGAAACTCGTCCACGACTACCGGCTGTTCCCGTTCCGCGATCCCGATCTCCCCGAAGAGCTGCTCCCCACCGGCTGGCACGGCCGCGAGGCGCATGACCTCTTCCTCCAGGCCCACGAGGCTCTGAAGGCGCCCGCCGACGGGTTCTTCGTCGAGGCCGCAGGCACCGACCGCGTCGCCTGA
- a CDS encoding NADP-dependent oxidoreductase yields the protein MRAITVRDREADGYGLSLTELPSPRAAENDVIVEVHAAGFLRGEPDWPGTWTDRAGRDRTPSVIGHELSGVVVELGYGTTGLTVGQRVFGLTDWARNGTLAEHTAVEARNLAPLPADVDHITAAAVVMPGLTAWQALFDHAHLQAGQTVLIHGAGGSVGSVAVQLAHETGARIIGTGRASDRELASTLGAHEFLDLDSDRLEDSGEVDVVFDVIGGEIRDRSTALLRPGGTLVTVADPPTVHPRDGRAIFFVVEPNREQTAQLAARLRDGRLTPLVTEVRDLAAVPAAFAERTRGRIIIKVK from the coding sequence ATGCGTGCCATCACTGTCCGGGACCGCGAGGCCGATGGCTACGGGCTGTCCCTGACCGAGTTGCCCTCTCCCCGCGCCGCCGAGAACGACGTCATCGTCGAGGTCCACGCGGCTGGCTTCCTCCGAGGCGAGCCGGACTGGCCCGGCACTTGGACCGACCGCGCCGGCCGCGACCGCACGCCAAGCGTCATCGGCCACGAACTGTCCGGCGTGGTCGTCGAGCTCGGCTACGGCACCACGGGTCTCACAGTCGGTCAGCGGGTCTTCGGGCTGACGGACTGGGCCCGCAACGGCACCCTCGCCGAGCACACCGCCGTCGAGGCCCGCAACCTGGCTCCGCTCCCCGCCGACGTCGACCACATCACCGCGGCCGCCGTGGTGATGCCGGGTCTGACGGCCTGGCAAGCGCTGTTCGACCACGCTCACCTGCAAGCAGGCCAAACCGTTCTCATCCACGGCGCCGGCGGTTCTGTCGGATCGGTCGCCGTACAACTGGCCCACGAGACCGGAGCCCGCATCATCGGCACTGGCCGCGCTTCCGACCGGGAGCTCGCTAGCACCCTTGGCGCCCACGAGTTCCTCGACCTGGACAGCGACCGCCTCGAGGACTCCGGAGAGGTCGACGTGGTGTTCGACGTGATCGGCGGCGAGATCCGCGACCGCTCCACCGCCCTGTTGCGCCCCGGCGGCACCCTCGTCACTGTCGCCGACCCGCCGACGGTCCACCCTCGCGACGGCCGGGCAATCTTCTTCGTCGTCGAGCCCAACCGCGAGCAGACGGCGCAGTTGGCTGCTCGCCTGCGCGACGGGCGGCTCACACCGCTGGTCACAGAAGTCCGGGACTTGGCCGCCGTGCCCGCCGCTTTCGCAGAGCGCACCCGCGGCCGGATCATCATCAAAGTGAAGTGA